Proteins encoded together in one Effusibacillus pohliae DSM 22757 window:
- the mraY gene encoding phospho-N-acetylmuramoyl-pentapeptide-transferase — protein MELRALFWTAGVAFFIAVIIGPLFIPVLRRLKFGQAIRSEGPQGHQKKAGTPTMGGTIFLVALTITAIQFSDRSPQLWMVLLVTLGFGLVGFVDDYIKVIMKRNLGLRARQKLLGQLIVSAAFFLALYWQGFDFSVSIPFTDIKWHLGIFYSAFLLLVLIAATNAVNLTDGLDGLAAGTSAIAFGTYAGIAAIWTSQFDVAIFCAAMAGALLGFLVFNAHPAKVFMGDTGSLALGGGLAAAAVLTKTELMLVVIGFVFVVETLSVLIQVFSFQTFGKRVFKMSPLHHHFELSGWSEWRVVLTFWAAGLICSMVALSTYMK, from the coding sequence ATGGAATTACGGGCATTGTTTTGGACAGCGGGGGTGGCTTTTTTCATCGCCGTCATCATCGGCCCTCTGTTCATTCCGGTTTTGCGAAGGTTGAAATTCGGGCAAGCGATTCGTTCCGAGGGACCGCAGGGGCATCAAAAAAAGGCCGGCACCCCGACGATGGGCGGAACGATTTTTCTTGTCGCGTTGACGATCACCGCCATCCAATTCTCTGACCGGTCGCCGCAGTTGTGGATGGTGCTGTTGGTGACACTCGGCTTTGGACTGGTCGGGTTTGTCGACGATTACATCAAGGTGATTATGAAACGGAATCTGGGGTTGCGCGCCCGGCAGAAGCTGCTCGGGCAGCTGATCGTGTCGGCCGCGTTTTTTCTCGCTTTGTACTGGCAGGGATTTGACTTTTCGGTGTCGATTCCGTTTACTGATATCAAATGGCATCTTGGCATTTTTTATTCCGCTTTTCTGCTCCTGGTGCTGATAGCTGCCACCAATGCGGTAAACCTGACAGACGGACTGGACGGTCTGGCGGCCGGGACATCGGCGATCGCGTTTGGTACGTATGCGGGGATTGCGGCGATCTGGACCAGCCAGTTTGACGTGGCGATCTTTTGCGCCGCGATGGCGGGGGCGCTGCTCGGGTTCTTGGTGTTTAACGCGCACCCCGCCAAAGTGTTCATGGGCGACACCGGCTCCCTCGCACTGGGTGGAGGGCTGGCGGCTGCCGCCGTGTTGACAAAAACGGAGCTAATGCTGGTGGTAATCGGCTTCGTGTTTGTCGTGGAAACCCTGTCCGTGCTGATTCAGGTGTTTTCGTTCCAGACGTTCGGCAAACGGGTTTTCAAAATGAGCCCGTTGCATCACCATTTTGAATTGTCCGGCTGGTCCGAGTGGCGCGTCGTGCTCACGTTCTGGGCGGCCGGTTTGATCTGCTCGATGGTTGCGCTGTCGACCTATATGAAATAA
- a CDS encoding UDP-N-acetylmuramoyl-tripeptide--D-alanyl-D-alanine ligase — protein MIRVSIDQLLDMTEGKLLQGPLSIEIHGVSTDSRAELSGRLFVPLIGERFDGHDFLPQAVARGAVAALWQENRPLPQGLDSRVAVIGVADTLLALQKLAKSYRRTLPAKIIGVTGSNGKTSTKDLIASVLSERFKVQKTQGNLNNHIGLPLMVLSLQQDTDVAVLEMGMSGMGEIALLADIAAPHIGVITNIGEAHIEYLGSRERIAQAKFELIEALAADGLALLFGDEPLLRRLSGKIPCRVQWFGFAEANDIRAVDVRSLGLEGTSFRLAGDPFEYRIPIPGAHQVGNALAAVAIGRELGMNREEIAAGLAKATLSAMRMEVKARPAGGYVVNDAYNASPTSMKAALRLLAETPDADFKAAVVGDMLELGDLAAQMHYEVGQLAGQLGIDLLVAVGQHAAAVAAGAKAGGMRETQIFVADSKQQAVDHVCARVAEKRQPVILVKASRGMKLEEVVTGLLA, from the coding sequence ATGATCCGGGTATCCATTGATCAATTGCTGGACATGACAGAGGGGAAGCTGTTGCAAGGTCCCCTTTCGATCGAAATACATGGGGTTTCCACCGACTCCCGGGCGGAATTGTCCGGGCGTCTGTTTGTGCCGTTAATCGGCGAGCGGTTTGACGGCCACGATTTTTTGCCGCAGGCGGTTGCACGAGGGGCGGTCGCCGCGCTTTGGCAGGAAAATCGGCCGCTGCCGCAAGGACTCGACTCGCGCGTTGCGGTGATCGGTGTGGCAGATACGCTGCTGGCATTGCAGAAGCTGGCGAAGTCGTACCGGCGGACGCTGCCGGCAAAAATAATCGGCGTGACGGGCAGTAACGGGAAGACTTCGACGAAAGATTTAATAGCATCCGTTTTGTCGGAACGGTTCAAGGTGCAAAAAACGCAAGGTAATCTGAACAACCATATCGGCTTGCCGTTAATGGTTCTCTCATTGCAGCAGGATACGGATGTGGCGGTGCTGGAAATGGGCATGAGCGGGATGGGCGAGATCGCGCTGCTGGCTGACATTGCGGCACCGCACATCGGCGTGATTACCAATATTGGCGAGGCTCACATCGAATACCTTGGTTCGCGGGAGCGGATCGCGCAGGCGAAGTTCGAACTGATCGAAGCGCTTGCTGCGGACGGGTTGGCGCTCTTATTCGGAGACGAACCGCTGCTGCGCCGCTTGAGCGGGAAGATTCCATGCCGCGTCCAGTGGTTTGGTTTTGCCGAAGCAAACGACATTCGGGCAGTGGATGTGCGCTCGCTTGGCCTGGAGGGAACATCGTTCCGGTTGGCCGGCGATCCGTTCGAATACCGGATTCCGATTCCCGGCGCTCATCAGGTGGGCAATGCGCTGGCGGCGGTTGCGATCGGGCGCGAGCTTGGCATGAACCGGGAGGAAATTGCCGCCGGATTGGCAAAAGCGACTTTGTCCGCCATGCGGATGGAAGTGAAAGCCCGGCCGGCCGGCGGATATGTGGTCAACGACGCCTACAATGCGAGTCCGACTTCGATGAAGGCGGCGCTGCGCCTGCTTGCGGAAACGCCGGACGCCGATTTTAAAGCGGCGGTGGTTGGGGATATGCTGGAATTGGGGGATCTCGCCGCCCAGATGCATTACGAAGTCGGGCAACTGGCCGGACAGCTGGGCATCGACCTGCTGGTCGCAGTCGGCCAGCACGCGGCGGCTGTAGCGGCAGGAGCGAAAGCCGGCGGAATGCGGGAAACGCAAATTTTTGTTGCGGATTCGAAACAACAAGCGGTTGATCATGTCTGCGCACGCGTGGCGGAAAAGCGGCAGCCGGTGATTCTGGTCAAGGCGTCGCGCGGGATGAAACTGGAAGAAGTCGTCACAGGGCTGTTGGCGTAA
- a CDS encoding stage V sporulation protein D: MVRVVNRTLRKRLVIVLFALAAMFFALIGRLAYIQLIQAPWLTEKAEDLWTRVIPVEPKRGTIMDRNGEVLAYNGSAPTVVAFPSQIKDKQGTAEKLAQVLGVDKQDLLAKISKRTLLVYVMPGGRKIDDQKAKEVRALKLPGIYITEEGKRYYPFGALAAHILGFSGIDNQGLTGLEQWYDEQLRGKKGGISFFAQANQLPMPNQSESYTPPQNGLNLKLTLDKDISTFVRREIDNAVAKYNPDGVMAIVADPKTGEILAMENYPTFNPGNYKDYPQEVYNRNLAIWKTFEPGSTFKIVTLAAALEEKKVNLTDRFFDPGYYEVAGRRIRCWKAGGHGSETFLEVVENSCNPGFMLMGQRLGKEKLFEYIYKFGFGQKTGIDMPGEGKGIMFKLDKVGPLELATTSFGQGVSVTPIQQVMAVSAIANGGVLMQPHVAKEWIDPETGQVVEKIEPLAKQRVVSEQTAKAVRETLESVVAQGTGRNAFREGYRIAGKTGTAQVAAPGGGYKQGHYIVSFIGMAPADDPRLVAYVAVDNPKAGLVFGGVIAAPIVGNILADSLHYLNVPARKNGISREYQYGDIRPVEVPQLAGLTTEEAQKVMIQNVANLKVEAVGQGAQIVAQAPSAGTKVPPGSTIRVYLSEQPVP; the protein is encoded by the coding sequence ATGGTGCGCGTTGTGAACCGAACGCTGCGAAAACGACTGGTGATCGTCCTTTTTGCGCTTGCTGCGATGTTTTTTGCGCTGATCGGCCGCCTGGCGTATATTCAGTTGATTCAGGCTCCCTGGCTCACAGAGAAAGCGGAGGATCTGTGGACGCGCGTGATACCGGTGGAACCGAAGCGGGGCACGATCATGGACCGAAACGGGGAAGTGCTCGCATATAACGGAAGCGCGCCGACGGTGGTTGCGTTTCCGTCGCAAATCAAAGACAAACAGGGAACGGCCGAGAAGCTGGCACAAGTGCTCGGGGTTGACAAGCAAGATTTGCTCGCGAAAATCAGCAAGCGGACACTATTGGTGTACGTGATGCCGGGCGGGCGCAAGATCGACGACCAGAAAGCGAAGGAAGTGCGCGCATTGAAACTGCCCGGCATCTACATCACAGAGGAAGGGAAGCGGTATTATCCGTTCGGTGCTCTGGCGGCGCACATCCTCGGTTTTTCCGGGATCGACAACCAGGGACTGACCGGATTGGAACAATGGTATGACGAACAGTTGCGGGGCAAAAAAGGCGGCATTTCGTTTTTCGCGCAGGCGAACCAGCTGCCGATGCCGAACCAGAGCGAATCCTATACGCCGCCGCAAAACGGCCTCAATCTAAAGCTGACGCTGGACAAGGACATCTCGACGTTTGTCCGGCGGGAGATTGACAACGCGGTCGCCAAGTACAACCCGGACGGGGTGATGGCGATCGTTGCCGATCCGAAGACCGGCGAGATCCTGGCGATGGAAAATTACCCAACGTTCAATCCGGGCAATTACAAGGATTATCCGCAGGAAGTCTACAACCGCAACCTGGCGATCTGGAAAACGTTCGAGCCCGGTTCTACCTTTAAGATCGTGACGCTGGCCGCCGCGTTGGAGGAAAAGAAGGTGAACCTGACCGACAGGTTTTTCGACCCGGGCTATTACGAAGTGGCGGGCCGCCGCATTCGCTGCTGGAAAGCGGGCGGCCACGGATCGGAGACGTTCCTCGAGGTGGTCGAGAACTCGTGCAACCCCGGGTTCATGCTGATGGGGCAGCGGCTCGGCAAGGAAAAGCTGTTTGAATATATCTACAAGTTCGGATTCGGGCAAAAAACAGGCATCGACATGCCGGGCGAAGGCAAGGGGATTATGTTCAAGCTTGACAAGGTGGGACCGCTTGAGCTGGCCACCACCTCGTTCGGGCAGGGCGTTTCGGTTACCCCGATCCAGCAGGTAATGGCGGTGTCGGCGATTGCCAACGGCGGTGTGTTGATGCAGCCGCACGTGGCGAAGGAATGGATCGATCCGGAAACCGGCCAAGTGGTCGAGAAGATCGAACCGCTAGCCAAGCAGCGGGTGGTCTCTGAACAAACGGCGAAGGCGGTGCGGGAGACGCTGGAAAGCGTGGTGGCGCAGGGAACCGGCAGAAACGCATTCCGCGAAGGGTACAGGATTGCCGGAAAAACGGGGACCGCACAGGTGGCGGCGCCCGGCGGCGGGTACAAACAGGGGCATTACATCGTGTCGTTTATCGGCATGGCGCCGGCCGATGATCCGCGGCTGGTCGCTTATGTGGCGGTTGACAATCCGAAAGCGGGCCTGGTTTTCGGGGGTGTGATCGCCGCGCCGATCGTCGGCAACATTCTGGCCGACTCGCTGCATTATCTGAACGTTCCGGCAAGGAAAAACGGAATTTCCCGCGAATATCAATATGGAGATATCCGTCCCGTTGAAGTTCCGCAGCTCGCCGGTCTGACTACGGAGGAAGCGCAGAAAGTGATGATTCAGAATGTCGCCAACCTGAAAGTGGAAGCGGTCGGCCAGGGCGCGCAAATTGTGGCGCAAGCGCCGTCTGCCGGGACGAAAGTGCCGCCCGGTTCGACCATCCGCGTCTATCTGAGTGAGCAGCCTGTTCCTTGA
- the murD gene encoding UDP-N-acetylmuramoyl-L-alanine--D-glutamate ligase, translating to MVNYQAKNVLVLGLARSGAAVARLLAKQGARVTVNDQKEREAFGSVPEELERLGIQVICGGHPAGIVGDHLDLLVKNPGIPYSALPIRRALEIGIPVVTEIEVAYQFCRAPIIGITGSNGKTTTTSLTGEILQTAGLRPVVAGNIGTALSDIVESVTPDQWLVAELSSFQLMGTVTFRPRIGALLNVYKAHLDYHGTMDKYIAAKSRLFMNQTASDVAVLNADQPTVMQVAASVPGRIFPFSLTQRLDEGVFVKDGSIVIRSNGQIHHVCRLCEIPLKGAHNLENVLAAAAISFAAGAAVQAIREGIRRFQGVEHRLEFVAEKNGVSYFNDSKATNAEAATRAITSFTNPVVLIAGGLDRGTDFAELIPVFQNHVKAIVTLGQAADKLAAAAEKAGVRERRRANSIEEAVAIAKALAEPGDSVLLSPACASWDMYSSFEERGRIFKAAVHTM from the coding sequence ATCGTGAATTATCAAGCGAAAAACGTGTTGGTGCTAGGCCTTGCCCGCAGCGGCGCGGCCGTTGCCCGTTTATTGGCGAAACAGGGTGCCCGGGTCACCGTCAATGACCAGAAGGAGCGGGAGGCGTTCGGCAGTGTGCCGGAGGAGTTGGAACGGCTGGGGATCCAGGTGATTTGCGGCGGTCACCCGGCGGGGATCGTCGGCGATCATTTGGACTTGCTCGTAAAAAATCCGGGCATCCCGTATTCCGCCCTTCCCATCCGGCGAGCGCTGGAAATCGGCATCCCGGTTGTCACCGAAATTGAAGTCGCCTACCAGTTCTGCCGGGCGCCGATTATCGGCATCACCGGTTCCAACGGCAAGACGACGACCACCAGCCTGACCGGGGAGATTCTGCAAACGGCCGGTTTGCGGCCGGTGGTGGCCGGCAACATCGGCACCGCTTTGTCTGACATTGTCGAATCGGTCACACCGGACCAGTGGTTGGTGGCGGAACTTTCGTCGTTCCAGCTGATGGGGACGGTGACGTTCCGCCCGCGCATCGGCGCGCTTTTGAATGTGTACAAGGCACACCTCGACTATCACGGTACGATGGATAAGTATATCGCGGCGAAAAGCCGCTTGTTCATGAACCAAACGGCGTCCGACGTGGCGGTGCTCAATGCGGATCAGCCGACTGTGATGCAGGTGGCGGCGTCAGTGCCGGGGCGAATTTTTCCGTTCAGTTTGACACAGCGTCTGGATGAGGGTGTTTTTGTCAAAGATGGGAGTATCGTGATTCGTTCGAACGGTCAGATCCACCATGTATGCCGGCTGTGCGAAATTCCCCTGAAAGGCGCCCACAATCTGGAAAATGTGCTGGCGGCCGCCGCCATCTCGTTTGCCGCGGGCGCAGCTGTGCAGGCGATTCGCGAAGGCATCCGCCGGTTTCAAGGAGTGGAACACCGGCTGGAATTTGTTGCCGAGAAAAATGGAGTCAGCTACTTCAACGACTCGAAAGCGACCAATGCGGAAGCGGCGACGCGGGCGATCACCTCGTTTACCAACCCGGTCGTGCTGATCGCCGGGGGGCTGGACCGCGGCACCGACTTTGCCGAGCTGATCCCCGTTTTTCAAAACCATGTGAAGGCGATCGTCACGCTTGGGCAAGCGGCCGACAAACTGGCTGCCGCCGCGGAAAAAGCGGGTGTTCGCGAACGCCGCCGTGCCAATTCGATTGAAGAGGCGGTCGCCATCGCCAAAGCGCTTGCGGAACCGGGGGATTCCGTCCTGCTGTCGCCCGCCTGCGCAAGCTGGGACATGTACAGCTCGTTTGAAGAAAGGGGACGTATTTTTAAGGCCGCCGTGCATACAATGTAG
- a CDS encoding PASTA domain-containing penicillin-binding protein — protein MVDRQVTVRAKWLRVLLLCGLSLLIVRLVYIQIFKSETWAQAAQGIWQETDKIQAVRGTIYDRNGKMLAYTTVAYDVRADLKMMQAAKQEVENPKKKPGKELEPWQGDPRYYAQKLAPLLKMPEEKIYQTLTQKDVVGVDLKQAVDADTAEKIDRLGLKGIYLHKTTTRHYPNGSLAAHLLGYVTNDGKGGSGVELQYDSVLRGQDGVRKFLKDNEGNPLPYEKENVQPAVDGKDVWLTIDETIQHYAEDALDHLVSQYKPNSASIVVADPNTGEILALANRPTFNPNKFWESKQEVLDNNRAVNAAFEPGSTFKIVTMTAALAEKKVTLDATFNSGSITVQGKTIHDWNNIGWGTITFRQGMEHSSNVGMVILGQRLGKQMLFDYIYKFGFNQRTGVDLPGEGDSVLFNPGKMSDLDLAVSSFGQGNAVTPMQQVAAVSAVANGGSVMRPFVMKEIRDPKTGATVQEQKPHVISQVATPEVMATMRSVLEGIVKNDETKAGYIEGYHIAGKTGTAQIAKPTGGYYSDRYICSFIGFAPADKPKVLVYVTVDSPSNDLQFGNIVATPFAKEVFANVLPYLGMQAQQAKAAVTAPDRPVKYSTVPNWAGMDRKQAEQLAKANEIRLQILGSGDQISLQWPKPGSNVPAGSSAIVIAGQVKDDHGNVQVPDLTGKSMREAFEILSMLGLVPDISGSGYVIGQEQKAGSFVPAGSKIKLTLGSN, from the coding sequence ATGGTCGACCGGCAAGTGACAGTCCGCGCCAAATGGCTGCGGGTGCTGCTTTTGTGCGGCCTGTCGCTCCTGATCGTGCGGCTTGTGTACATCCAGATTTTCAAAAGTGAGACCTGGGCACAAGCGGCCCAAGGAATTTGGCAGGAAACGGACAAAATCCAGGCGGTTCGCGGCACTATCTACGACCGCAACGGGAAAATGCTCGCCTATACGACGGTCGCTTACGATGTCCGGGCGGATCTGAAGATGATGCAAGCCGCCAAGCAGGAAGTAGAGAACCCGAAAAAGAAGCCCGGCAAGGAACTCGAACCGTGGCAGGGAGATCCGCGCTATTACGCGCAGAAACTGGCTCCTCTGTTGAAAATGCCAGAGGAAAAAATTTATCAGACTCTGACGCAAAAAGACGTCGTCGGTGTCGATTTGAAACAGGCGGTCGACGCCGACACGGCGGAGAAGATTGACCGGTTGGGGTTGAAAGGCATCTATCTGCACAAGACCACCACCCGCCATTATCCGAACGGCTCACTGGCCGCCCACCTATTGGGCTATGTGACGAATGACGGGAAAGGCGGCTCCGGTGTCGAACTGCAATACGACAGCGTGTTGCGCGGCCAAGACGGCGTACGGAAGTTTCTCAAGGACAACGAAGGCAACCCGCTGCCGTACGAAAAGGAAAACGTGCAACCGGCGGTCGACGGCAAGGACGTCTGGCTGACGATCGATGAGACGATCCAGCATTACGCGGAAGACGCGCTCGACCATCTGGTGAGCCAATACAAGCCGAACAGCGCATCGATCGTCGTGGCCGATCCGAACACCGGAGAGATTCTGGCGCTTGCGAACCGGCCGACGTTTAACCCGAACAAATTCTGGGAATCGAAGCAAGAGGTGCTTGACAACAACCGGGCGGTTAACGCCGCGTTTGAGCCGGGATCGACTTTTAAGATCGTGACGATGACAGCCGCCCTCGCGGAAAAGAAAGTGACTCTGGACGCGACGTTTAATTCCGGCAGCATCACAGTACAAGGAAAGACGATCCATGACTGGAACAACATTGGATGGGGCACCATCACTTTCCGGCAGGGAATGGAACACTCCAGCAACGTTGGGATGGTGATCCTCGGACAGCGGCTCGGCAAACAGATGCTGTTCGATTACATTTACAAATTTGGGTTCAACCAAAGGACGGGCGTCGATCTTCCCGGCGAAGGCGATTCGGTACTGTTCAATCCTGGCAAAATGAGCGATCTCGACCTGGCGGTCAGTTCGTTCGGACAGGGGAACGCGGTCACGCCGATGCAACAGGTGGCGGCCGTGTCGGCGGTGGCGAATGGCGGAAGCGTGATGCGGCCGTTTGTGATGAAGGAAATACGCGATCCGAAAACGGGTGCCACGGTGCAAGAGCAGAAACCGCATGTGATCAGCCAGGTGGCCACGCCGGAAGTGATGGCGACGATGCGCAGCGTGCTGGAAGGGATCGTCAAGAACGACGAGACGAAGGCCGGTTACATCGAGGGCTACCACATCGCCGGCAAAACCGGTACGGCGCAGATTGCCAAACCGACAGGAGGATATTACTCGGATCGATACATCTGTTCGTTTATCGGATTTGCGCCGGCTGACAAGCCAAAGGTGCTCGTCTATGTAACGGTCGATTCACCGAGCAACGACCTGCAGTTCGGAAATATCGTGGCGACTCCGTTTGCCAAGGAAGTGTTTGCGAACGTCCTGCCGTATCTCGGCATGCAGGCCCAACAGGCAAAAGCGGCCGTCACCGCGCCCGATCGGCCTGTCAAATACAGCACGGTGCCAAACTGGGCGGGTATGGACCGGAAGCAAGCCGAACAGCTGGCGAAAGCGAACGAGATCCGTTTGCAAATCCTCGGCTCCGGTGACCAAATCAGCCTGCAGTGGCCGAAACCGGGCAGCAATGTACCGGCCGGCAGCTCGGCGATCGTGATCGCCGGCCAAGTGAAAGATGATCACGGCAATGTACAGGTGCCTGATCTGACCGGGAAAAGCATGCGGGAAGCGTTTGAAATCCTGTCGATGCTCGGCCTCGTTCCCGACATCAGCGGTTCCGGTTATGTGATCGGGCAGGAGCAAAAAGCCGGCTCGTTTGTTCCGGCCGGATCCAAAATCAAACTGACGTTGGGATCGAATTAG
- a CDS encoding UDP-N-acetylmuramoyl-L-alanyl-D-glutamate--2,6-diaminopimelate ligase, with the protein MQLESLLAPVLLKNITGSIDGIEISQITADSRKVTPGSLFVALQGNTVDGHHFVPQAIERGAAAVVVEKQLANLPVPQVIVKNTRDIIPILAAKFYNHPSKSMKVIGVTGTNGKTTVTHLIDQILSDQGRRTGLIGTIKKRIGGQTFDVANTTPEALELQETFHQMKEVGTEYAIMEVSSHALELKRVAGTEFRTAVFTNLTQDHLDFHGSMDEYRAAKGKFFARLGNTYGDRPEDNRYVVINADDPSADFFIRQTVAQVITYGIDRAADVRAVNVRIEAEGASFTLHSFAGTADVRLQVTGKFSVYNALAAAAACLCEGVPLAAIKASLESVRGVDGRFERVVAGQDFTVIVDYAHTPDSLENVLKTIREFATGKVYTVVGCGGDRDRGKRPQMARIAVEYSDLAILTSDNPRTEDPERILDDMEAGLADVFRDRYVRLTDRTEAIRHAIRQATAGDVVLIAGKGHETYQIIGTTKYHFDDREIAAKVIRGEL; encoded by the coding sequence TTGCAGTTAGAATCGTTGCTTGCTCCTGTTTTATTAAAAAACATCACAGGTTCGATCGATGGAATCGAAATCTCGCAGATTACCGCCGACTCCCGGAAAGTGACGCCCGGTTCGCTGTTTGTCGCACTGCAGGGGAACACGGTGGACGGACATCATTTTGTGCCGCAGGCGATTGAACGGGGAGCGGCCGCGGTCGTGGTGGAGAAACAGTTGGCCAATCTGCCCGTGCCGCAGGTGATCGTGAAAAATACGAGAGACATCATCCCGATCCTGGCTGCCAAATTTTACAACCATCCGTCAAAATCGATGAAGGTGATCGGCGTCACCGGCACCAATGGGAAAACGACGGTCACCCATTTGATTGATCAAATTTTGTCCGACCAAGGCCGCCGCACCGGCTTGATCGGCACGATCAAAAAGCGGATCGGCGGGCAAACGTTCGATGTGGCGAACACCACACCGGAAGCGTTGGAGCTGCAAGAAACGTTCCACCAAATGAAAGAGGTTGGCACCGAATACGCGATCATGGAAGTTTCGTCGCACGCGCTCGAGCTGAAACGGGTGGCGGGGACCGAGTTCCGGACGGCCGTGTTTACCAACCTGACACAGGACCACCTCGATTTTCACGGATCGATGGACGAATACCGGGCAGCGAAAGGCAAATTTTTTGCGCGGCTCGGCAATACATATGGCGACCGGCCGGAAGACAACCGGTATGTCGTGATCAATGCGGATGATCCGTCCGCCGATTTTTTCATCCGGCAAACGGTTGCCCAGGTGATCACCTACGGGATTGACCGGGCGGCGGACGTGCGGGCGGTGAATGTGCGGATCGAAGCGGAGGGGGCCTCCTTCACCCTGCACAGTTTTGCCGGCACAGCGGACGTTCGGCTGCAGGTGACCGGCAAGTTTTCCGTTTACAACGCGCTGGCGGCGGCTGCCGCTTGCCTTTGTGAAGGGGTGCCGCTGGCGGCCATCAAAGCGTCGCTCGAGTCGGTCCGCGGCGTTGACGGCCGGTTCGAACGGGTGGTGGCCGGACAGGACTTTACGGTGATCGTCGACTATGCCCATACGCCGGATTCGCTGGAAAACGTGCTGAAAACGATCCGCGAATTTGCTACTGGCAAGGTGTACACGGTGGTCGGCTGCGGCGGCGACCGGGACCGCGGCAAGCGGCCGCAGATGGCGCGGATTGCCGTCGAATACAGCGATCTTGCGATCCTTACCTCCGACAACCCTCGCACGGAAGATCCGGAACGGATTTTGGACGATATGGAGGCAGGGCTCGCAGACGTTTTCCGCGACCGCTATGTGCGCTTGACAGACCGTACGGAAGCGATTCGCCACGCGATCCGGCAGGCAACAGCCGGTGATGTGGTGCTGATCGCCGGCAAAGGCCACGAAACCTATCAAATCATCGGCACGACGAAATATCATTTTGATGATCGGGAAATCGCCGCCAAGGTCATCCGAGGTGAACTATGA